One genomic window of Acidovorax radicis includes the following:
- the metE gene encoding 5-methyltetrahydropteroyltriglutamate--homocysteine S-methyltransferase produces MVTTHNLGFPRIGAQRELKFALESYWKGESSSQSLKDLGAQLRQRHWAHQQGIDLVPVGDFSFYDQVLDMSFTLGNLPERVSGFHGDALDNYFRVARGRSAKSAEAHSACCGGVAAGEMTKWFDTNYHYIVPEFNAATAFKLDTTRLLAHLTEAKAQGVKAKPVIVGPVTYLSIGKAKDNSDRLALLPRLLVIYTELLNTLAAQGVEWVQIDEPILVTELDADWQHAFNTAYHQLKSCKVKLLLATYFGQLQENAYITANLPVAGIHIDAINDREGVLPLINLLPAHKVLSLGVINGRNIWKTDLTAVLDWIEPLAERLGDRLWIAPSCSLLHVPVDLASEEKLDAEVRSWLSFALQKLEELQVLGTALREGRHAVNAALTANQAALAARRASPRVHNPVVRAAVAHIAPHLGLRKSPYTQRAARQSALLNLPVYPTTTIGSFPQTADIRHARSEFKAGHLDASGYKAAMHAEIARSVREQEALGLDVLVHGEAERNDMVEYFGEQLEGYVFSQFGWVQSYGSRCVKPPILLGDIHRPRPMTVEWTTYAQSLTGKPMKGMLTGPVTLLNWSFVRDDQPRSVSCKQLALAIRDEVLDLEKAGVRVIQIDEAALREGLPLRKSQWQEYLDWAVESFRITANGVRDETQIHTHMCYSEFNDIIASIADMDADVITIETSRSDMELLDAFDDFNYPNEMGPGVYDIHSPNIPTQEHMIQLMQQAATRIPPERLWVNPDCGLKTRQWPEVIAALTNMVAAAKTLRASLVA; encoded by the coding sequence ATGGTCACCACCCACAACCTCGGTTTCCCCCGCATTGGCGCTCAACGCGAACTGAAATTCGCGCTGGAGTCCTACTGGAAAGGCGAGTCATCGTCACAGTCGCTCAAAGATCTGGGCGCCCAACTGCGCCAGCGCCACTGGGCCCATCAGCAGGGTATCGACCTCGTGCCAGTGGGCGATTTCTCGTTTTATGACCAGGTGCTGGACATGAGTTTCACGCTGGGCAACTTGCCCGAGCGCGTGAGCGGCTTTCATGGGGATGCGCTGGACAACTACTTTCGTGTGGCGCGCGGGCGGTCGGCCAAGAGCGCTGAGGCACACAGCGCCTGCTGCGGCGGCGTGGCCGCTGGCGAAATGACGAAGTGGTTTGACACCAACTACCACTACATCGTTCCAGAGTTCAACGCGGCCACCGCGTTCAAACTCGACACAACGCGGCTGCTGGCTCATCTCACCGAAGCAAAAGCCCAGGGCGTGAAGGCCAAGCCGGTGATCGTGGGGCCCGTGACCTATCTCTCCATCGGCAAAGCCAAGGACAACTCTGACAGGCTGGCGCTTTTGCCACGCCTGCTGGTGATCTACACCGAGTTGCTGAACACTCTGGCAGCACAGGGCGTGGAATGGGTACAGATCGACGAGCCCATCCTGGTGACCGAGCTGGATGCCGACTGGCAGCATGCGTTCAACACGGCCTATCACCAGCTCAAAAGCTGCAAGGTCAAGCTGCTGCTGGCGACCTACTTCGGCCAGTTGCAAGAAAACGCTTACATCACGGCAAACCTGCCAGTGGCGGGTATACACATCGACGCCATCAACGACCGCGAAGGCGTGCTGCCGCTGATCAATCTGCTGCCTGCGCACAAGGTGCTTTCGCTGGGTGTCATCAACGGTCGCAATATCTGGAAGACAGACCTCACGGCCGTTCTCGACTGGATCGAGCCCCTGGCCGAACGCCTGGGTGACCGCTTATGGATCGCGCCGTCATGCTCGTTGCTGCACGTGCCTGTGGATCTGGCAAGCGAAGAAAAGCTGGATGCCGAAGTCAGATCATGGCTGTCTTTTGCACTGCAAAAGCTCGAAGAGCTGCAGGTGCTGGGCACCGCGCTGCGCGAAGGCCGCCATGCCGTGAATGCCGCATTGACCGCCAATCAGGCCGCATTGGCGGCGCGCCGCGCTTCACCACGCGTGCATAACCCGGTGGTGCGGGCCGCGGTCGCACATATCGCTCCGCATCTGGGCCTGCGCAAGAGTCCGTACACCCAACGCGCCGCAAGACAATCCGCCTTGCTCAACCTGCCCGTCTATCCCACCACAACCATCGGCTCGTTTCCACAGACCGCTGACATCCGCCACGCGCGCAGCGAATTCAAGGCGGGCCATCTGGACGCATCAGGCTACAAAGCCGCCATGCATGCAGAGATTGCGCGCAGCGTGCGCGAACAAGAGGCGCTGGGTCTGGACGTACTGGTGCATGGCGAGGCCGAGCGCAACGACATGGTCGAATATTTTGGAGAGCAACTCGAAGGTTACGTGTTCAGCCAGTTCGGCTGGGTGCAATCGTATGGATCGCGCTGTGTGAAACCACCGATTTTGTTGGGTGATATCCACCGTCCGCGCCCCATGACGGTGGAATGGACGACCTACGCCCAGTCCCTGACGGGAAAACCGATGAAAGGCATGCTCACGGGCCCTGTCACCCTCCTCAACTGGTCGTTCGTGCGTGACGATCAACCCCGCTCGGTCTCGTGCAAACAACTCGCATTGGCCATTCGCGACGAAGTACTGGACCTGGAAAAAGCGGGCGTGCGGGTCATCCAGATCGATGAGGCAGCGCTGCGCGAAGGCCTGCCGCTGCGCAAGTCGCAATGGCAGGAATACCTGGACTGGGCGGTGGAGAGTTTTCGGATCACGGCCAATGGCGTTCGGGACGAGACCCAGATCCACACACACATGTGCTACTCGGAGTTCAACGACATCATCGCGTCGATCGCCGACATGGATGCCGACGTGATCACCATCGAGACCTCGCGCTCGGACATGGAGCTGTTGGATGCGTTTGACGATTTCAACTACCCCAACGAAATGGGGCCCGGCGTCTACGACATCCATTCGCCCAATATCCCCACCCAGGAGCACATGATCCAACTCATGCAGCAGGCCGCAACGAGAATTCCGCCCGAACGCCTGTGGGTCAACCCCGACTGCGGCCTGAAAACCCGCCAGTGGCCCGAAGTGATTGCGGCATTGACCAACATGGTCGCCGCAGCAAAAACGCTGCGCGCAAGCCTCGTCGCCTGA
- a CDS encoding LysR family transcriptional regulator, producing MLERIHLAIVQEVDKQGSLTAAADVLCVTQSALSHSMKKLEQQLGTDIWLREGRSLRLTQAGQYMLAVANRVLPQLDLAENLLRQFAQGERGTLRIGMECHPCYQWLLKIVSPYLAAWPDVDVDVKQKFQFGGIGALFGYEIDLLVTPDPLFKPGLHFEPVFDYEQVLVVGKKHPLAAQPYVKPAQLTGEILITYPVSPERLDIYTQFLTPAGIAPRRHKTIETTDIMLQMVASGRGVAALPRWLVHEYASKVDVVPVKLGRQGIAKQIHLGAREGDLDTDYLRAFVEFARKSAHSAHSAQGLTPGV from the coding sequence ATGCTGGAACGTATTCATTTGGCCATCGTGCAAGAGGTGGACAAACAGGGGTCACTCACCGCAGCTGCCGATGTGCTGTGCGTCACGCAGTCGGCGTTGAGCCACAGCATGAAAAAGTTGGAACAGCAGTTGGGCACCGATATCTGGCTGCGTGAGGGGCGCAGCCTGCGTCTCACGCAGGCTGGCCAGTACATGCTGGCCGTCGCGAACCGGGTGCTTCCGCAGTTGGACCTGGCGGAAAATCTGTTGCGTCAGTTTGCCCAGGGCGAACGGGGCACGCTGCGCATTGGCATGGAGTGCCACCCCTGCTATCAGTGGCTGCTGAAGATTGTCTCGCCCTACCTGGCGGCATGGCCCGATGTCGACGTAGATGTGAAGCAGAAATTCCAGTTCGGAGGCATTGGCGCGCTGTTTGGCTACGAGATCGACCTGCTGGTCACGCCCGACCCTCTTTTCAAGCCGGGTCTGCATTTCGAGCCCGTGTTCGATTACGAGCAGGTGCTTGTGGTCGGCAAAAAGCATCCACTGGCCGCACAGCCTTATGTCAAGCCCGCCCAACTTACCGGGGAGATACTGATTACCTACCCGGTAAGTCCTGAGCGGCTGGACATCTACACCCAGTTCCTCACGCCCGCAGGCATTGCGCCCCGCCGGCATAAAACCATTGAAACCACCGACATCATGTTGCAAATGGTGGCCAGCGGCCGCGGTGTTGCCGCGCTTCCGCGCTGGCTGGTGCACGAATATGCCAGCAAGGTCGATGTGGTGCCCGTCAAGCTCGGACGCCAAGGCATTGCCAAGCAGATTCACCTGGGCGCGCGTGAAGGGGATCTTGATACAGACTACTTGCGGGCTTTTGTGGAGTTTGCCCGCAAATCGGCGCACTCGGCGCATTCGGCGCAAGGTTTGACGCCCGGAGTTTGA
- the selD gene encoding selenide, water dikinase SelD, translating to MPPETPATSPIRLTQYSHGAGCGCKISPKVLDVILAGSGAQHLDARLWVGNTSRDDAAVYALDGERGVVSTTDFFMPIVDDPYDFGRIAATNAISDIYAMGADPLMAIAILGWPVNVLPAEVARDVVRGGRAACDAAGIPLAGGHSIDAPEPIFGLAVTGVVEKRHLKRNDTATAGCRLYLTKPLGIGILTTAEKKSLLRPEDVGVARDLMCTLNTPGSRFGRVPAVTAMTDVTGFGLLGHLVEMAEGSGLTAVINDSAVPRLGGVDHYIAQGCVPGGTQRNFDSYGDKIAPLSPAQKNLLCDPQTSGGLLVAVSPEGEREFLDVALSLGLVLAPIGHLTERQNFAVELR from the coding sequence ATGCCCCCAGAAACCCCAGCGACCTCCCCCATTCGCCTGACCCAGTACAGCCACGGCGCGGGCTGCGGTTGCAAGATAAGCCCCAAAGTGCTCGATGTGATCTTGGCAGGCAGTGGCGCCCAGCACCTCGATGCGCGGCTGTGGGTGGGCAATACGTCCCGGGACGATGCCGCCGTGTATGCACTGGATGGCGAGCGCGGGGTCGTGTCCACGACCGACTTTTTTATGCCCATCGTGGACGACCCCTACGACTTTGGGCGCATTGCGGCAACCAATGCCATCAGCGACATCTATGCCATGGGGGCCGATCCCTTGATGGCGATTGCGATTCTTGGTTGGCCCGTGAATGTGCTGCCAGCCGAAGTGGCGCGTGACGTGGTACGGGGCGGGCGGGCGGCGTGTGATGCGGCGGGCATTCCGCTGGCGGGGGGGCACTCCATCGATGCGCCCGAGCCTATTTTTGGCTTGGCCGTGACAGGGGTCGTCGAAAAGCGCCATCTCAAACGCAATGACACGGCCACCGCAGGCTGCCGGCTCTATCTGACAAAACCGCTGGGGATAGGCATCCTGACGACGGCCGAAAAAAAATCCCTGCTGCGTCCTGAGGACGTGGGGGTGGCGCGTGACCTGATGTGTACGCTGAACACTCCCGGTAGCCGGTTCGGCCGGGTGCCCGCCGTGACGGCCATGACGGATGTCACCGGCTTCGGCCTGCTGGGGCACTTGGTCGAGATGGCAGAGGGCAGTGGATTGACCGCAGTGATCAACGACAGCGCCGTTCCGCGCCTCGGCGGTGTTGACCATTACATCGCCCAAGGCTGTGTGCCGGGCGGGACACAGCGCAATTTCGACAGTTATGGTGACAAGATTGCGCCGCTGAGCCCCGCACAAAAAAACCTGCTGTGCGACCCCCAGACCAGCGGTGGTTTATTGGTCGCAGTAAGCCCCGAGGGCGAGCGCGAGTTTCTCGATGTGGCCTTGTCCCTGGGCTTGGTGCTGGCGCCCATCGGCCATTTGACGGAGCGGCAAAATTTTGCCGTCGAGCTGCGTTGA
- the mnmH gene encoding tRNA 2-selenouridine(34) synthase MnmH: protein MPDNFADYRHIFLNNVPMMDVRAPVEFGQGSFPGVVNRPLMDDDERQKVGTCYKQKGQDAAIALGHQLVSGPTKQQRIEAWAAFAAAHPQGVLYCFRGGLRSQIVQQWMHSEAGIVYPRVVGGYKAMRTFLIETTQAASAQCEFFVLSGLTGTGKTEVISELSNGLDLEAHANHRGSSFGQRISAQPVQLDFENLLAIDILKKRAQGHGVFVLEDEGRHVGRCAVPLALRQRLEQVPLVCLDDGFDDRVERILRDYVVQQCAECLSALGESVGFAAFSAKLQESLDKLSKRLGGDRHQLLRTTMDRALAQQQASGDVALHRDWITPLLRHYYDPMYIYQRQSRADRIVFQGDRQSVLAYLRERATTAQA, encoded by the coding sequence ATGCCTGACAACTTTGCGGATTACCGGCACATCTTCCTGAACAATGTGCCCATGATGGATGTGCGGGCCCCAGTGGAGTTTGGGCAGGGCTCCTTTCCTGGTGTCGTTAATCGCCCGTTGATGGATGACGATGAACGCCAGAAAGTGGGCACCTGCTACAAACAAAAGGGGCAGGATGCGGCGATTGCGCTAGGTCACCAGCTGGTGTCTGGACCCACCAAGCAGCAACGCATCGAGGCGTGGGCCGCATTTGCGGCAGCGCATCCGCAAGGTGTTCTCTATTGTTTTCGAGGTGGGCTGCGCTCCCAGATCGTGCAGCAATGGATGCACAGTGAGGCGGGCATCGTCTATCCCCGTGTGGTGGGCGGCTACAAGGCGATGCGCACGTTCCTGATCGAGACCACGCAGGCGGCGTCGGCGCAGTGTGAATTTTTTGTGTTGAGTGGGCTGACGGGAACTGGCAAAACCGAGGTGATCTCGGAATTGTCAAACGGTCTTGACCTGGAGGCGCACGCCAACCACCGGGGTTCCAGCTTCGGCCAGCGAATCAGCGCGCAGCCCGTGCAGCTTGATTTCGAGAACCTGCTCGCCATCGACATCCTCAAAAAACGCGCCCAGGGCCATGGTGTCTTTGTGCTGGAGGATGAAGGGCGCCACGTGGGCCGATGTGCGGTGCCCCTGGCCCTTCGGCAGCGCCTGGAGCAAGTTCCCCTGGTGTGCCTGGACGACGGTTTTGATGACCGGGTCGAACGCATTCTGCGCGACTATGTGGTCCAGCAATGTGCCGAGTGCCTGTCGGCCCTGGGTGAGTCCGTCGGTTTTGCTGCGTTCTCTGCCAAGTTGCAGGAGAGCCTGGACAAACTCTCCAAACGGCTCGGCGGTGACCGCCATCAGTTGCTGCGCACCACGATGGACAGAGCGCTGGCACAACAACAAGCGTCTGGAGACGTCGCGCTGCACCGCGACTGGATCACGCCGCTCTTGCGGCACTATTACGACCCGATGTACATCTATCAGCGCCAAAGCCGTGCCGACCGCATTGTGTTTCAGGGCGATCGGCAATCGGTGCTGGCCTATCTGCGTGAACGGGCGACCACTGCTCAAGCTTGA
- a CDS encoding CHASE2 domain-containing protein, with amino-acid sequence MLNIVCSRRQRRLLEWCLLSIALMALVVWLSTSGDLDRANHVVQDAGLRLAARPSHPDIVVVAIDDRSIAAIGRWPWRRALHAELITRLSAQNPRVIGVDVLLGEADLDYPDDDLLLADAIRRSGRVVLPVLRRGFGPASHLADLPLPPFAQAAANLGHVHVAPDGDGVVRSLYMYEGSDIAPWHHFSMAMQSVADARTGRPPCTSAPVQPIATGPWKRKDLTLIAYAGGASPFTSYSYIDVLRGQVPVNAFQNKYVLVGAVASGLGDIFATPMSQHSRLMSGVEVVANVLNARLSSTQIHPASMLQNTLFNLVPVACALMALLMAGPFAAMLISGGVALATLLLSVALPWWAGLQFAPAAAVVGIALAYPLWSWRRLSAAADFLQREMTNLKNEGLSMRKRRRPGDSEDFLERRINAVERASRQLRDLHHFVKESLQQLPSPTFVCDAQGNILLANNAAHSFLGVDMHHALQRQSVVDLLVDLVHIKTGQPLITHHHLSNGSLPEQVEGRDRQGRNLLVQCKPLSDIAQADWLLSLVDLTDMRRALQQRNQAMHFISHDIRAPNASILTLLEMQRVYPERMSHQDLMQRIERYAQVSLGMAESFVRLASAESQEYRMVALDMTAVLEEAVDDLWALAQDHGVTVIITSPLASAPLRGDRALLCRSLANVINNAIKFSPRDAVVQCSLTERNTWWVLSVRDTGPGIAPELQGQLFAPFQRLHDHSHPSIQGVGLGLALVHTVVVRHGGTLEVDSEPGRGTEFRLVLPKQKDQQQDAQGF; translated from the coding sequence ATGCTGAACATCGTGTGCAGTCGTCGCCAACGACGGCTCCTGGAGTGGTGCCTTCTCTCCATCGCGCTCATGGCGCTGGTGGTCTGGCTCAGCACCTCTGGAGACCTGGATCGGGCCAACCACGTCGTGCAAGACGCCGGGCTGCGGCTGGCCGCGCGCCCTTCACATCCCGACATTGTGGTGGTGGCCATCGACGACCGCAGCATTGCAGCCATTGGCCGCTGGCCCTGGCGCCGCGCACTACACGCCGAGCTGATTACGCGCCTTTCGGCCCAAAATCCCCGAGTGATCGGCGTGGACGTGTTGCTCGGTGAAGCCGACCTGGACTATCCCGATGATGACCTGCTGCTGGCCGATGCCATCCGCCGAAGCGGCCGTGTGGTGTTGCCGGTGTTGCGGCGCGGCTTTGGTCCCGCAAGCCATCTGGCCGATTTGCCCTTGCCGCCGTTTGCGCAAGCGGCCGCCAACCTTGGCCATGTTCACGTGGCACCCGACGGCGACGGGGTGGTGCGCAGCCTCTACATGTACGAGGGCTCCGACATCGCGCCCTGGCACCACTTCAGCATGGCCATGCAATCTGTTGCAGACGCTCGCACTGGGCGCCCCCCCTGCACTTCCGCGCCAGTGCAGCCCATCGCCACGGGCCCATGGAAACGTAAAGACCTCACGCTGATTGCTTACGCTGGCGGTGCCTCGCCGTTCACGTCATATTCGTACATTGACGTGCTGCGAGGACAGGTCCCTGTCAACGCATTTCAAAACAAATACGTGCTGGTAGGCGCCGTGGCGTCAGGCCTTGGCGACATTTTTGCCACGCCAATGAGCCAGCATTCGCGCCTGATGTCAGGGGTCGAGGTGGTAGCCAATGTGCTGAACGCGCGCCTGTCGAGCACACAGATTCACCCCGCATCAATGCTGCAAAACACGCTGTTCAACCTCGTGCCCGTCGCCTGCGCGCTGATGGCGCTGCTGATGGCAGGCCCTTTCGCTGCCATGCTGATCAGCGGGGGGGTGGCACTTGCCACGCTGCTGCTCAGCGTGGCGCTGCCCTGGTGGGCAGGCTTGCAGTTTGCACCAGCCGCAGCGGTGGTAGGCATCGCATTGGCCTACCCTCTGTGGAGCTGGCGGCGCCTGAGTGCCGCGGCAGATTTTCTGCAGAGGGAGATGACAAACCTCAAGAATGAAGGTTTGTCCATGCGCAAGCGCAGGCGCCCCGGAGACTCGGAAGATTTTTTGGAAAGACGCATCAATGCCGTGGAGCGCGCGTCCCGCCAGCTGCGGGATCTGCATCATTTTGTGAAAGAGAGTCTGCAGCAACTTCCGTCGCCCACCTTCGTGTGCGACGCGCAGGGGAACATCTTGCTCGCTAACAATGCGGCGCACAGTTTTCTAGGCGTTGACATGCACCATGCCCTGCAACGCCAATCTGTGGTGGACCTCCTGGTTGACTTGGTGCACATCAAAACGGGGCAGCCGCTCATCACACACCACCATCTGAGCAACGGATCCCTGCCCGAACAAGTCGAGGGCCGCGACAGACAGGGTCGCAACCTGCTGGTGCAATGCAAGCCCTTGTCCGACATTGCGCAGGCAGACTGGCTTCTGTCGCTGGTCGATCTCACGGACATGCGGCGCGCGCTGCAGCAGCGCAATCAAGCGATGCATTTCATCTCTCACGATATCCGGGCACCCAACGCATCCATTCTCACTTTGCTGGAAATGCAGCGTGTATACCCCGAGCGCATGTCCCACCAGGACTTGATGCAGCGCATAGAGCGCTACGCGCAGGTGTCCCTGGGCATGGCAGAAAGCTTTGTACGACTGGCCAGCGCAGAGTCACAGGAATACCGTATGGTGGCCCTGGACATGACCGCCGTGCTCGAAGAGGCGGTGGACGACCTGTGGGCTCTGGCCCAGGATCACGGCGTGACGGTGATCATCACGTCACCCCTCGCGTCCGCGCCTCTGCGGGGTGACCGCGCCTTGTTGTGCCGGTCGCTCGCCAATGTGATTAACAACGCCATCAAGTTCAGCCCCCGAGACGCGGTGGTGCAGTGCTCGCTCACCGAGCGCAACACCTGGTGGGTGCTATCGGTGCGTGATACAGGCCCCGGCATTGCCCCTGAACTGCAGGGCCAGTTGTTCGCCCCATTTCAACGTTTACACGATCACAGTCACCCGTCCATTCAGGGTGTGGGCTTGGGCTTGGCCTTGGTGCACACCGTAGTGGTGCGTCATGGAGGAACACTGGAGGTGGACAGCGAACCAGGGCGTGGGACGGAGTTTCGACTGGTACTACCCAAGCAGAAAGACCAGCAGCAAGACGCGCAAGGTTTTTGA